DNA sequence from the Deinococcus seoulensis genome:
ACCACGCCCCACAGGTACAGGCGGCGCCGCCCCACGATGTCGCTCGCGCGGCCCCACAGCGGGCTGGAGACCGTGCTGGTCAGCAGGTACACCGCGAACGGCAGGGCGTACAGGCTCTCGCCGCCCAGGTCCGCGATGACGCTGGGCATGGCGGTGGCGACCACGCTGGCCTCCAGCGCCGCCAGGAATACGCCCACCACCAGTCCCACCGTGGCGAGCTGCCGGACCTGCGGGGAGATGGCGGGGGCCGGAGGCTGGGATGAAGACTGGGTCGGGGCGGCGTTCACCCGCGCAGGGTACTCCCGGCGCGGTCATGAAGATTGCGCGACTGGATTCATGGACTCTGAATCGTTACAGTCGGCGCATGACCACCCATTCAACCGGACTGCACCAGCGTCCCCTGGGCCGCAGCGACCTGAGCGTCAGCGAGATCGGCTACGGCGCCTGGGGCATCGGCGCCGACATGTGGAAGGGCGCGCAGGACGACGAGAGCCTCACCGCCCTGCGCCGCTACGTCGCCCTTGGCGGCAACTTCATAGATACGGCCATGGGTTACGGTGACGGCCACAGCGAACGCCTCGTCGGACAGGTCGCCCGCGAACACCCGGGCACCCTCGTCGCCACCAAGATCAGCCCCCTGAACGGCCAGTGGCCCGCCGCGCCCGCCACCACCGCCGACCAGGCCTACCCCGGCGAGTACGTGATCCGCATGACCGAGGACAGCCTCGCCCGCCTGGGCCTGGACACCATCGACGTGCAGCAACTCCACGTCTGGAACGACTCCTGGCTGGGCCAGGGCGACTGGCAGGACGCCGTGGCGCAACTGAAACGTGACGGGAAGGTCCGCGCCTTCGGCATCAGCGTCAACGACCACCAGCCGCACAACGCCGTGGCCGCCGTCGAGGCCGGAGCGGTGGACAGCGTGCAGGTCATCTACAACGTGTTCGACCAGTCCCCCCAGGACCGCCTGCTCGACGCCTGCCACGCCCACGGCGTCGGCGTGATCGTCCGCGTCGCACTCGACGAGGGCAGCCTGACAGGCACCCTCACCGCAGACACCACCTTCCCCGAAGGCGACTGGCGCAACGGGTACTTCGGCGGGAACCGCCTGACCGAACTGCAACCCCGCCTGCGCGCCATCGAACAGGACCTCGGCATCCGCACCGACGGGCTGGCCGAGACCAGCCTGCGCTTCGTCCTGAGCCACCCCGCCGTCTCTACCGTGATCGTCGGGATGCGCTCGGTGCGCAACGTGGAACGCAACGCCGCCCTCGCGGATGGTCAGGGCCTCCCGGCCGAACAGGTACGCAAACTTCACGCGCACCGCTGGGACCGCAACTGGTACCGACCCGCCGAGTAACGCCCAGCTTCAGAAACCCTGAGCGGGATAAACTCGCACGCGCGGTACGCTGCGCGCATGAAACGACTCGGTGACGTGATCGTCCTGGAACTCCCCGCCACCCTGATGGGCACGCCCAGCGTCATCCACCCGGTCGCGCTGGTCGGCCCGGACCACATCCTGACCCTGGTGGACACCGGGCTGCCCGGCATGCTGGACGCCATCATCGGCGAACTGCGCGCCGCCGACTTCACGCTCGGGCAGGTGCGGCGCGTGATCGTCACGCACCACGACCTCGACCACATCGGCAGCCTGGAAGCCGTCGTGCACGCCACCGGCGCGGAAGTCTGGGCACTGGAACCCGAGGTGCCGTACGTCACGGGCGAACGCCGCGCCCAGAAACTCCCCAGCCCCGAACAGGCGCAGGCGATGCTGGCCGACCCGGACCTGAACCCCACCATGCGCGCCATGCTGACCCGCGAACCCACCCGCGTACCCGTCAGCCGCGCCCTGCGGGACGGCGACCTGCTGCCCGGCCACGTGCGCGTGATCGCCACGCCCGGCCACACCCCCGGCCACCTGAGCCTGCTCGTTCCCGGCGGGAACATCCTGATCAGCGGCGACGCACTGACCTCACAGGACGGCGCGCTGCACGGCCCCCTCTCCCGCGCCACGCCCGACCTGCCCGGCGCGCACGACTCCGTCCGCCGACTCGCGCAGGAAGACGTGCAGACCATCGTCACGTACCACGGCGGCGTGGTCAGCGACGACGCCGGAGGGCAACTGCGCGCCCTGGCCGCCAGCCTGACATGACCGGGATGAGCGTGACGCAAGCGGCCCGGCTGGTCACCGCGCCCCAGCAGCCCGACCTGACGCAGCGGGACGCCACCTCCCGGTTCGCGCCCGAACGGGACACCCGGCGCGCCCTGTGGCAGGCGCATAGCCGCGCCTCCCGCCCCGACCTGCTCCCCTGGGACCTGGGCCTCGACTGGTCCGTCCTGGCGGCAGAGTGGGCCGGGGTGCTGGGGGAGACGCTGTGCGCGCAGCACCTCACGCGCGTGGACCTGCGCTTCACGGTCGCGCCCACGCGCCTACAGGCCCTTCACCTGATGGAACTCATGGGCCTGTGCGTTGCGCCATACGCCCTCACGGACGACATTCCTCCCGACTGGTGGGAGGTCGTCGTGTACCTCAGCGAGTTCGGCGGGCACGTCGGGCAGGACAAGGTTCGCCTTCCGGCCGCGCAGGCCCGCGCGGAGCACCCCGGCCGCCTCTGCACCCGCTACCTGCCTCCGGACCCGCTGCCCGACGCACCCACCGGCGTGACGGGCGTATCCGACCGTGACCTCGTGGCTGGGGATCACGTCCTGCACCTGCGGCTTCTCAGTCGCGACTGGCGCAGCAACGTAGCCGTGACGGACGCCCGCTGGAGCGACACCACGCCCCGCCCCGCCACCGGCCCCTACGGGCAGTCGCACGACGCACTGCTCGGGCCGCTGTTCGCCATCGATTTCGTCACGAGCGGCGGCGTGCGCTGGGCCGTGGATTTCAACACCAGTCCCGGCGCGACCGGCGCTCCCGTTCACCAGTTGCCGGGCGGCACCATCATGGGCGCCGTGCAGCACTGGCGCGGCTGGAACGGCTGATTACCCCGTCCCGGCGGGCCGCCGCTGCATCAGCGCCGTGCGTTTGCACCTCGCCACGATCTCGCCCCGCTGGTTGATCGCGCGGTGCTCCACGGTCACGATGCCCGCGTCCGGGCGGCTGCGGCTCTCACGGACCTCCAGCACCTCGGATTCGGCGTGGATGGTGTCGCCGTGGAACACGGGTTTCGGGAACGTCACGTCCGTCAGGCCCAGGTTCGCCACCAGCGTGCCCAGCGTCAGCTCGTGCACGCTGAGGCCCACCAGCAGACTCAGGGTGAGCAGGCTGTTCACGAGTGGCCGCCCGAACTCGGTTCCGGCGGCGTGCTCGTGATCCAGGTGCAGCGGCTGCGGGTTCATGGTCATGGTCGTGAAGAACACGTTGTCGGCCTCCGTCACGGTGCGTGTCACGCGGTGCCGGATGAGGGTGCCGGGCGTCAGTTCCTCCAGGTAACGCCCCTGCGGGCGGTTCAGGTCTTCGTTCATGGGGTGCCTCCGGCGGTGAGTGGGTCGTGGTGTTTGCGCTGCCTGATCATCAGCCGACCTCCTGCGCGAGGATGGCGCGCGCGGCGGCCAGCATGGGTTCATCCACCATCTGGCCCTCGAAGCTGAACGCGCCGTGGCCCTGCTGCGCGGCCTCTTGCGCGGCGTTCAGGAGGGCGTGGGCGCGGGTCTTCTCGGCGTCGGTCGCACCGAACAGGTCGTGGGCCAGTGCGACCTGCGCCGGGTGAATGCAGAGCTTCCCGGCGTACCCGAGGGCGCGGCCCAGCGCCCCGTCCTCGCGGAAGCGGTCCGGGTCGTTCAGGGCAGTCACGACGATGTCCAGCGCGGGCACGCCGGTCAGGCGGGC
Encoded proteins:
- a CDS encoding aldo/keto reductase, which codes for MTTHSTGLHQRPLGRSDLSVSEIGYGAWGIGADMWKGAQDDESLTALRRYVALGGNFIDTAMGYGDGHSERLVGQVAREHPGTLVATKISPLNGQWPAAPATTADQAYPGEYVIRMTEDSLARLGLDTIDVQQLHVWNDSWLGQGDWQDAVAQLKRDGKVRAFGISVNDHQPHNAVAAVEAGAVDSVQVIYNVFDQSPQDRLLDACHAHGVGVIVRVALDEGSLTGTLTADTTFPEGDWRNGYFGGNRLTELQPRLRAIEQDLGIRTDGLAETSLRFVLSHPAVSTVIVGMRSVRNVERNAALADGQGLPAEQVRKLHAHRWDRNWYRPAE
- a CDS encoding MBL fold metallo-hydrolase; the encoded protein is MKRLGDVIVLELPATLMGTPSVIHPVALVGPDHILTLVDTGLPGMLDAIIGELRAADFTLGQVRRVIVTHHDLDHIGSLEAVVHATGAEVWALEPEVPYVTGERRAQKLPSPEQAQAMLADPDLNPTMRAMLTREPTRVPVSRALRDGDLLPGHVRVIATPGHTPGHLSLLVPGGNILISGDALTSQDGALHGPLSRATPDLPGAHDSVRRLAQEDVQTIVTYHGGVVSDDAGGQLRALAASLT
- a CDS encoding MaoC family dehydratase — encoded protein: MNEDLNRPQGRYLEELTPGTLIRHRVTRTVTEADNVFFTTMTMNPQPLHLDHEHAAGTEFGRPLVNSLLTLSLLVGLSVHELTLGTLVANLGLTDVTFPKPVFHGDTIHAESEVLEVRESRSRPDAGIVTVEHRAINQRGEIVARCKRTALMQRRPAGTG